The Maridesulfovibrio sp. genomic sequence AGGTGCAGTTGCTCAAAGAAAGGGGCGAAACTTCGCTCATCGGCAGCGGCGCTGTTTTCCGATCCATGACCTCTTGCGTAACCATGAACCTGAATACGCTTTTCCAGACCCGAGGTGCGGCCTGGACCATAAGTTCAGCCTGCTCCAGTGGAGGGCATGCCGTAGGGCAGGCCTTCAATCTCATCGCTTCCGGGCAGCAGGAGAGAATAATCTGCGGAGGAGCGCAGGAACTCAACTGGCAGTCCATGTGCAGTTTTGACGGATTGGGAGCCTTCTCCTCCCGTACAGCCACTCCCGCTCAAGCCAGCCGCCCCTTTGATAAGGACCGCGACGGACTGGTTCCCAGCGGAGGTGCAGCAGCCATCATGCTGGAGCGTTACGATATCGCTGAAAAACGCGGAGCCAAAATTCTGGGTACGGTCAGCGGCTATGGTTTTTCCTCAGACGGGGAACATATTTCAGTTCCCGGCAGGGAAGGTCTGGCAAGGGCCGGAGCCAAGGCACTCAAACAGGCCGGACTGACCCCGGCGGACATAGACTACATCTGCGCCCACGCCACATCCACCCCGGCCGGAGACATGGCAGAAGCAGCCAACATCAAAACCCTGTTCGATGAAAATTCACCGCGCATTTCCTCCACTAAATCCATGACCGGACATGAATTGTGGATGTCCGGGGCAAGTCAGGTAGTCTATACCACAATTATGAACCGTA encodes the following:
- a CDS encoding beta-ketoacyl-[acyl-carrier-protein] synthase family protein, with the protein product MAITGIGAVSVLGSDLESIADALRNGYSGIEVDEERVKLGFDSPLTGTIKDFNPKKWLSRKQRKTMPDFAVQAYAAAKQALDQSGLAEENLQNDESGLIFGCDSSCIAALDQVQLLKERGETSLIGSGAVFRSMTSCVTMNLNTLFQTRGAAWTISSACSSGGHAVGQAFNLIASGQQERIICGGAQELNWQSMCSFDGLGAFSSRTATPAQASRPFDKDRDGLVPSGGAAAIMLERYDIAEKRGAKILGTVSGYGFSSDGEHISVPGREGLARAGAKALKQAGLTPADIDYICAHATSTPAGDMAEAANIKTLFDENSPRISSTKSMTGHELWMSGASQVVYTTIMNRNGFTAPNINFTAGDDDTAGLNILTETDSQPPRKALLNSAGFGGTNSCLILEF